In Papaver somniferum cultivar HN1 chromosome 1, ASM357369v1, whole genome shotgun sequence, a genomic segment contains:
- the LOC113294190 gene encoding uncharacterized protein LOC113294190, with amino-acid sequence MKEDDMPVTNKRESNSDGNLFGKGKYKFWALAAILLLAFWSMFTGTVTLKWSAGNLNRFSDDLLDSPIHDDLDVLEIEEREKVVKHMWDIYTHSRRIRLPRFWQEAFEAAYEDMASDVPDVRESAVSEIAKMSIRSIDLEPPPSSQSRDVQRMSKLSKEVEEGKEKLVSVGGS; translated from the exons atgaaagaagatgatatGCCAGTGACAAATAAGAGAGAAAGCAATTCAGATGGGAATTTATTTGGGAAAGGAAAGTATAAATTCTGGGCATTAGCTGCAATTTTATTATTAGCATTTTGGTCTATGTTTACTGGTACTGTTACACTCAAATGGTCTGCTGGTAATCTCAATCGTTTCTCTGACGATCTTCTTGATTCTCCCATCCACGATGATCTCGATGTTCTG GAAATTGAAGAGAGGGAGAAAGTAGTGAAACATATGTGGGATATATATACACACAGTAGGAGGATTAGATTGCCTAGATTTTGGCAAGAAGCATTTGAAGCTGCATATGAAGATATGGCTAGTGATGTACCTGATGTTAGAGAATCAGCTGTATCTGAAATTGCTAAAATGTCTATTAGATCTATTGATCTTGAACCACCTCCTTCAAGCCAATCCAGG GATGTCCAGAGAATGAGCAAGCTCTCCAAGGAAGTTGAAGAAGGGAAGGAGAAGTTGGTGTCGGTTGGGGGAAGTTGA